TGAAGATCCGCGGACAGCTCCAGGGGGATGGCCGCTTCTACCTGGCGGACTCGGACCGGACCGGCACCAACACGTTCCTCATCCGGCGCCTGCGCCCCTTCCTGGACGGGACGCTGTTCGGCTTCGTGGACTTCCGGCTCATGCCGGACTTCGGCTACATGCAGCCGCTCGTCCAGGACGCGTACATCGACCTGCACCCCGTCGAGTGGCTCCGCCTGCGCGCCGGCCGCTTCAAGACCCCCTTTGGACTGGAGCTGCTCCAGGCCAACACGGACGTCCCGTTCATCGAGCGCTCGCTCACCTTCGATCTGGTCCCCGTCCGCGACGCGGGAGTGCAGCTGCACGGCGACATCGCCGGGGGACGCCTCCAGTATGCGTTCGCGGTGGTCAACGGCGATCCCGACGGCGCCAGCATCGACGTCAACACCGACGACAGCTTTGACCTGGTGGCCCGCGTCTTCGCCCAGCCCTTCAAGGGCGATACGTCCTCCGCGCTCCAGGGCCTGGGCCTGGGCGTCGCCGTCTCCCGGGGCCTCCAGTTCGGCACGCCCTCCGCCACGACCTCCGCGACCGGCCTGGTGCCTCAGCGCAGCACCGGCCAGGAGATCATCTTCAGCTACCTGAACAACGGCACCACCGGACCGACCACCATCGCGAACGGAGAGCACGTGCGCCTGTCGCCCCAGGGCTACTTCTACTGGGGTCCGGTGGGGCTGCTCGCGGAGTACGTCCTGTCGTCGCAGGAGGTGAGCATCGGTGACCAGCGCGCGCGCCTGCGCCACCACGCGTGGCAGGCGTATGCGTCGTATGTGCTGGGCGGGGACGCGTCCTTCACGGGCCCCAAGCCCCGCCGCCCCTTCGACCCCAAGACGGGCCAGGGCGGCGCGCTGGAGCTCTCCGTGCGCTACCAGGGCCTGGACATGGACGACGACGCGTTCCCTGTCTTCGCGGACCCCACGCGCTCCGTGAGCCGGGCCCGGGGCTTCGGCGTCGCCACGCTCTTCGCCTTCAACCGGCGCGTGCGCTTCGCGTTGAACTACCACCGCACGGACTACGTGGGCGGGGCCCTGGAGGGTGACAGGGAAGCGGAGAACGTCGTGATGTCCCGCTTCCAGGTCGCCTTCTGAGAACCGGCCTCAGGGTTCGAGCTGCGGCTGCAGCGTCCAGGTGAAGGTGCTGTCCGCGTAGATGAACGTCCCGGACAGCTCGCCATTGGGCTTCGCGAGCGGCGGAGAATCCGCGTCCGTGAGGAGGATGTTCCCGGGGGCATCCTTCACCGGGCCCTTGCAGTCCGGGCCGCCGCTGACGGCGAGATCCACGAGCCGTCCATCCGCGAGCGCCGCCGTGTACGAGCGCGAGGCGTGCGACAGCCAGGATTGGATATCGGGATCCGGTGACTTCAATTCGTTGAAGGGGTTCATCAACATCACCCCGCCCGAGCCGACCAGCGCGTACTTCGTGGGCCCGTGCGTGTACCGGCACCCGCCGGACGTGTAGTCGATGTCGAGCGTGAAGTCGCCGCTGGCGGGCATGATCATGAAGGCGCCCAGCCGCTTCGTGTGCGGCAGGCTCGGATGGTCGTAGTCCCCGGTCGCGAAGCCTCCGAGCACCTGGAACTCCGCGTTCATGTCGAGGACGTGCCCCCGGCCCGACCAGCCTCCGGCCATCAGGACCGCCTTCGTGGTGCCCTTGTACTTCCAGCAGCCCAGGTTGCTGCGCTTGAGGTAGGGCGTCTTCTGCGCCTTCAGGCTCCCACCGCCACCGGGCGCGAACTTCGCGTTGCTGGTGATGATGATCAGGTCCTGGGCCCGCTGCGACTTCAGGTCACGGCAGAGGCCCACG
Above is a window of Corallococcus caeni DNA encoding:
- a CDS encoding porin, with protein sequence MSAISAAHLATLGSLLLAASPARAQATEPEKPLEPPTVQLSEEGYTLSSADKAFVLKIRGQLQGDGRFYLADSDRTGTNTFLIRRLRPFLDGTLFGFVDFRLMPDFGYMQPLVQDAYIDLHPVEWLRLRAGRFKTPFGLELLQANTDVPFIERSLTFDLVPVRDAGVQLHGDIAGGRLQYAFAVVNGDPDGASIDVNTDDSFDLVARVFAQPFKGDTSSALQGLGLGVAVSRGLQFGTPSATTSATGLVPQRSTGQEIIFSYLNNGTTGPTTIANGEHVRLSPQGYFYWGPVGLLAEYVLSSQEVSIGDQRARLRHHAWQAYASYVLGGDASFTGPKPRRPFDPKTGQGGALELSVRYQGLDMDDDAFPVFADPTRSVSRARGFGVATLFAFNRRVRFALNYHRTDYVGGALEGDREAENVVMSRFQVAF